The following proteins are co-located in the Phycisphaerae bacterium genome:
- a CDS encoding radical SAM protein — protein sequence MGMENSPKSTPLEVAYQRHERGWRDFAYCYPVVSRRSGGLSLGINLNPDKACNFDCIYCQVDRSTPGLVKKVDLDDLRSELERLLDLAGSSDLYAEAPFDAIRPDQRRIRDIAFSGDGEPTTCPLFEEAVRIAAEARRSRGLVDTKLVLITDACYLTKPNVRAGLNILDQNNGEIWAKLDAGTQEYYELVNRPNYPLAHVLANITDAARVRPVVIQSLWMKVRGEPPALTEISAYCDRLNEMVAAGGRLKLIQLYTIARRTTEPFATPLSDAELDSIAGMVRARVSASVETYYGVSV from the coding sequence ATGGGCATGGAGAATTCACCCAAATCAACCCCCTTGGAGGTCGCCTACCAACGACATGAGCGCGGTTGGCGGGATTTCGCTTACTGCTACCCGGTCGTGTCGAGGCGGAGCGGCGGGCTTTCCCTCGGCATCAATCTGAACCCGGACAAGGCCTGCAACTTTGATTGCATCTACTGTCAGGTGGACCGCTCGACGCCCGGCCTGGTGAAAAAAGTCGATCTTGACGACCTGCGATCCGAACTAGAACGGCTCCTGGACCTGGCCGGCAGCAGCGACCTCTACGCCGAGGCGCCGTTTGATGCCATTCGGCCCGATCAGCGACGCATCCGCGATATCGCCTTCAGCGGCGACGGCGAACCGACAACCTGTCCGCTATTCGAGGAGGCAGTCCGAATCGCAGCGGAGGCGCGGCGGTCGCGCGGGCTGGTGGACACCAAGCTCGTCCTCATCACGGACGCCTGCTATCTCACCAAGCCCAACGTCCGGGCGGGCCTGAATATTCTCGATCAAAACAACGGGGAGATCTGGGCCAAGCTCGACGCCGGCACCCAGGAATACTACGAACTCGTCAACCGCCCGAACTACCCGCTGGCTCACGTGTTGGCCAACATTACGGACGCCGCGCGCGTGCGCCCCGTCGTCATACAGTCGCTGTGGATGAAGGTTCGCGGTGAGCCGCCTGCCTTGACCGAGATCAGCGCGTATTGCGACCGGCTTAATGAGATGGTCGCCGCTGGAGGGCGCCTGAAACTCATCCAGCTTTATACCATCGCCCGCCGCACGACGGAGCCGTTTGCCACGCCGCTATCCGACGCCGAACTTGATTCGATCGCCGGTATGGTCCGCGCTCGCGTTTCAGCGTCCGTCGAGACATACTACGGCGTCTCCGTCTGA
- a CDS encoding cation:proton antiporter — protein sequence MHDTGLLNQTVLLFGAALVVAWLFRVVRAPAVIGFLVAGVTIGPSGLGLITSDAVSQFAEIGLILLLFTVGLELSPTPLIRNGRRLVLASLLQIGATIALAAGAIRAWSDIPTIACLVLGVAVALSSTAIVLNQLSERRQTESTGGAIITGILLLQDVFVILLMFFVPVLRATAGADWRSSAVRGVLSVGGFAVAVFGARYILPFALQLVLRWGGRELITLFAVVMAAAGAWLASLAGWSPPFGACIAGLLLSQTPLSHQLFAEIVPFRDVFNAIFFMSMGMLVDLPVVADHLPFIALAIVITLVLKSLVAGSAVVAAGWPVRFGLYVGLGLCTVSEFGYVLAREADRLGILPEGVMAHVVAYMVGTMMLGAMIFPLADRIADGLSRWWRPRQVLPPTAPGDELLAVVTEHVIIVGYGLNGQNLARVLRATKIPYCVIEMNHSLASLARQEGDRVLVGDAARIQILQYAGVDSARALVIAINDQQATRRIVAQARAARQDLYILARTRYTTELDALYSLGAQEVIPEEFETSIEIFSHVLKHLGIPDNVIQAQVTMIRSGRYGMLRGRPAAVRPADLIGLLEATATQTYLLESGSPACGQTIRDIDLRAKCGAMIIAVVRSGKPLTNPAPDFQFQPADVLVLVGGHKELDEAKVLLAPTPHDR from the coding sequence ATGCACGATACAGGTCTTCTTAACCAAACGGTCCTGCTATTCGGCGCGGCCCTCGTCGTCGCCTGGCTCTTTCGCGTCGTGCGGGCCCCCGCCGTCATTGGTTTTCTCGTCGCCGGCGTAACCATTGGCCCGTCCGGACTGGGGCTCATCACTTCGGATGCCGTCAGCCAATTCGCCGAGATCGGCCTCATCCTCCTGCTCTTTACCGTCGGACTGGAACTCTCGCCGACGCCCCTGATCCGCAACGGTCGGCGGCTCGTGCTCGCCTCGCTTCTCCAGATCGGCGCGACGATTGCACTTGCCGCCGGGGCGATCCGCGCGTGGTCCGACATTCCGACGATCGCGTGCCTCGTTCTGGGCGTGGCCGTCGCCCTGTCCAGCACCGCCATCGTGCTTAACCAACTCAGCGAACGCCGGCAGACGGAGTCCACCGGCGGCGCGATTATCACCGGCATCCTCCTCCTTCAGGATGTCTTTGTCATACTCCTCATGTTCTTTGTGCCCGTGTTGAGGGCGACCGCCGGGGCCGATTGGCGGTCCTCGGCCGTTCGCGGCGTGCTTTCCGTCGGCGGCTTTGCGGTCGCGGTGTTCGGCGCAAGGTACATCCTCCCATTCGCGTTGCAACTGGTCCTTCGGTGGGGAGGTCGGGAGCTTATCACCCTTTTCGCCGTCGTGATGGCCGCTGCGGGGGCATGGCTGGCCAGTCTGGCCGGCTGGTCTCCGCCCTTCGGTGCGTGCATCGCCGGTTTGCTGCTCTCGCAGACGCCCCTTTCTCATCAACTCTTCGCGGAGATCGTCCCCTTCCGCGACGTCTTCAACGCGATCTTCTTCATGTCGATGGGAATGCTCGTCGATCTCCCCGTCGTGGCCGATCATCTGCCATTCATTGCCCTCGCGATCGTGATTACCCTGGTTCTTAAGAGTCTGGTCGCGGGGAGCGCCGTCGTCGCCGCCGGATGGCCGGTGAGGTTCGGGCTGTATGTGGGACTGGGACTGTGCACGGTCAGCGAGTTCGGCTACGTGTTGGCGCGCGAGGCGGATCGATTGGGCATTCTCCCGGAGGGTGTCATGGCCCACGTCGTGGCCTACATGGTGGGGACGATGATGCTCGGAGCCATGATCTTCCCTTTGGCCGATCGGATCGCGGATGGGCTGTCCCGATGGTGGAGGCCGCGACAGGTGCTCCCGCCCACGGCGCCGGGCGACGAGTTGCTGGCCGTCGTAACGGAGCATGTGATCATCGTCGGCTACGGTCTCAATGGCCAGAACCTCGCCCGGGTCCTGCGGGCCACAAAGATCCCCTACTGTGTCATCGAAATGAACCACAGCCTGGCATCGCTGGCCCGCCAGGAGGGTGATCGAGTCCTGGTGGGCGACGCCGCGCGAATTCAGATTCTCCAGTATGCCGGTGTGGATTCGGCCCGCGCACTGGTCATTGCCATCAACGATCAGCAGGCGACGCGGCGAATCGTTGCACAGGCCCGCGCGGCCCGGCAGGATCTGTATATCCTTGCACGGACGCGCTACACGACGGAGTTGGACGCGCTGTATTCCCTCGGCGCGCAGGAAGTCATCCCCGAGGAATTCGAGACCTCCATCGAGATCTTCTCGCACGTTTTGAAGCACCTGGGCATCCCCGACAACGTCATACAAGCGCAGGTCACCATGATTCGCTCGGGACGGTATGGGATGCTGCGCGGCCGGCCCGCCGCCGTCCGGCCCGCCGATCTCATCGGCCTATTGGAAGCGACGGCGACGCAGACGTATCTCCTGGAGTCGGGCAGCCCTGCTTGCGGCCAGACCATTCGCGATATCGATCTCCGCGCAAAGTGCGGCGCGATGATCATCGCCGTCGTCCGCAGCGGCAAACCGCTCACCAACCCCGCCCCGGATTTCCAATTCCAACCCGCCGACGTGCTGGTCCTCGTAGGCGGGCACAAGGAACTTGACGAGGCGAAGGTATTGCTGGCACCAACGCCTCACGACCGGTAA
- a CDS encoding HNH endonuclease signature motif containing protein: protein MVERDGGRCRYCRLAQFGHGATFHIDHIIPRSKGGATHMENLALQCPHCSLRKANRTEATDPQTSDLVPLFSPLLDRWDEHFKLSADATLVGLSSSGRATIAALGLNETIPRFARLCQMTLGLL, encoded by the coding sequence GTGGTTGAGCGGGATGGCGGGCGTTGTCGGTATTGCCGGCTCGCGCAATTCGGACACGGCGCCACGTTCCACATCGATCATATAATTCCGAGAAGTAAGGGCGGGGCGACGCATATGGAGAACCTTGCCCTACAGTGTCCCCATTGTAGTTTGCGAAAGGCGAACCGCACGGAAGCGACCGACCCGCAAACGAGCGATCTCGTTCCATTATTTAGCCCGTTGCTCGATCGATGGGATGAACATTTCAAGCTGTCCGCCGACGCGACGTTGGTCGGCTTGAGTTCATCTGGCCGTGCGACGATTGCGGCCTTGGGGTTGAACGAGACGATTCCGCGCTTTGCGCGATTATGTCAGATGACGCTCGGTTTGCTTTGA
- a CDS encoding alpha/beta fold hydrolase, translated as MAKFSIENFRHSDGYPASVRWWRSANPRGAVLYLHGIQSHGGWYETSGSLLAERGLTVLMPDRRGSGLNQQERGHCASAERSIADVRELLDALLQETGRDAAHVAGVSWGGKLAAAATPTMPQQVRSLSLIAPGIFPRVDLPTMEKFRVAFSLVNHRKRLFDIPLNDPRLFTGDPERIRYVEGDALKLTQVSAVFLVASRQLDRKARQLAESPWRGPVHLLLAGRDRIIDNELTAAWLRALPSPDRQITQYPDAQHTLEFETDPSRYFKDLCDWIVERCDADTRTPATTS; from the coding sequence ATGGCCAAATTCTCTATTGAAAACTTCCGCCACTCCGACGGCTATCCTGCAAGCGTCCGCTGGTGGCGGTCCGCAAATCCGCGCGGCGCCGTGCTCTACCTGCACGGCATCCAATCCCACGGCGGCTGGTATGAAACATCCGGCTCGCTGCTCGCCGAGCGTGGTCTGACCGTGCTCATGCCGGACCGGCGCGGCAGTGGGCTCAATCAACAGGAGCGCGGCCACTGCGCGTCCGCGGAGCGGAGCATCGCCGACGTGCGTGAACTGCTCGATGCCCTGCTGCAGGAAACGGGCCGCGATGCCGCTCACGTCGCGGGAGTGAGCTGGGGCGGCAAGTTGGCCGCCGCCGCGACGCCGACGATGCCACAGCAAGTGCGGAGTCTATCCCTCATCGCCCCCGGCATCTTCCCTCGCGTCGATCTGCCCACCATGGAGAAATTCCGCGTCGCCTTTTCGCTGGTCAACCACCGCAAGCGATTGTTCGATATCCCGCTCAACGATCCGCGGCTCTTTACCGGCGATCCCGAGCGCATCCGTTACGTCGAAGGGGACGCGCTCAAGCTGACGCAGGTCTCCGCCGTATTCCTCGTCGCCTCTCGTCAACTGGACCGCAAGGCCCGCCAGTTGGCCGAGTCGCCCTGGCGCGGGCCGGTCCACCTTTTACTGGCCGGTCGCGATCGCATCATCGACAACGAGCTGACCGCCGCGTGGCTCCGCGCGCTGCCGTCGCCCGATCGGCAAATCACGCAATACCCCGACGCGCAGCACACGCTGGAGTTTGAGACGGACCCGTCCCGGTATTTCAAGGATTTGTGCGACTGGATCGTCGAGCGGTGCGACGCCGACACGCGCACGCCAGCGACAACATCATGA
- a CDS encoding zinc ribbon domain-containing protein: MSGNPVIQECPQCRQPVHELARYCARCGSRLEFKVADRPLHGDRDTPLLASPPGFLPCDGSRDLYCKWEAGWGGTKLLATETQVVLLFNAGLPRTDVNLEIVALNTKGQSIATLRQSVAQLPRGETVRLEVPSYELPDEVHTLTVALARNQPAAQVGDRP; encoded by the coding sequence ATGAGTGGGAATCCCGTGATTCAGGAATGTCCCCAATGCCGCCAGCCGGTTCACGAACTCGCCCGATATTGCGCCCGCTGCGGGTCGCGACTGGAATTCAAGGTGGCCGATCGTCCGCTTCACGGAGATCGCGATACGCCATTACTGGCATCGCCTCCTGGTTTTCTACCGTGTGATGGCTCAAGGGATCTGTATTGCAAATGGGAGGCCGGCTGGGGTGGGACGAAACTACTGGCCACGGAAACGCAGGTGGTCCTGCTGTTTAACGCCGGCCTACCGAGGACAGACGTGAACCTGGAAATCGTCGCTCTCAACACAAAAGGGCAGTCGATCGCGACCCTTCGTCAATCGGTAGCCCAATTGCCCCGCGGCGAGACCGTCCGCCTGGAAGTTCCCTCGTATGAACTACCCGACGAGGTTCACACGTTGACGGTCGCGCTGGCCCGAAATCAGCCGGCCGCGCAAGTCGGAGATCGGCCGTAG
- a CDS encoding SPFH domain-containing protein — MTPLLIIGLPFFFVLILILSGCYTVEQQTRAVIERFGKFVKVAHPGLNLKIPLIDKVAGRVSHRVRELEVKVESKTKDDVFVDLLIAVQFFVREDDEAVIAAHYKLTNPERQISSYVFDTVRALVPEMPVDNVFAEKEKIAAAVKDRLAQVMQDFGFTMLQSLVNDIQPDEAVKTAMNQVNATARLKEAAKNEAEAKKIRTIAEAEAEARAKELQGVGIARQRLAIARGLKESVDACAEAGISPEEATKMVLLTQHYDTVSAVGARSKATIMMIPYTPTGMTQVGDQITQALLTTAEVEKPAESKSSGVVRPKPPAHPVVES, encoded by the coding sequence ATGACACCCCTGCTCATCATCGGTTTGCCGTTCTTTTTCGTTCTGATCCTCATCCTCTCCGGCTGTTACACCGTGGAGCAGCAGACCCGCGCCGTCATCGAGCGGTTCGGCAAGTTCGTCAAGGTCGCGCATCCCGGGCTCAATCTCAAGATTCCCCTGATCGACAAGGTCGCCGGCCGCGTCTCCCACCGCGTCCGCGAGCTGGAGGTCAAGGTCGAGTCCAAGACCAAGGATGACGTCTTCGTGGACCTCCTCATCGCCGTACAGTTCTTCGTCCGCGAAGATGACGAAGCAGTGATCGCCGCGCATTACAAGCTGACGAACCCCGAGCGGCAGATCAGCTCCTACGTCTTCGACACCGTCCGGGCGCTCGTTCCCGAAATGCCGGTCGATAACGTCTTCGCCGAGAAGGAGAAGATCGCGGCCGCCGTGAAGGATCGCCTGGCCCAAGTCATGCAGGATTTCGGGTTCACCATGCTGCAAAGCTTGGTCAACGACATCCAGCCCGACGAGGCCGTCAAGACGGCGATGAACCAGGTCAACGCGACGGCCCGCCTCAAGGAGGCCGCCAAAAACGAGGCCGAGGCCAAGAAGATTCGCACCATCGCCGAGGCCGAAGCCGAAGCCCGGGCCAAGGAGTTGCAGGGCGTGGGCATCGCCCGCCAGCGGCTGGCCATCGCCCGCGGTCTGAAGGAATCCGTCGACGCCTGCGCCGAGGCGGGCATCTCGCCCGAAGAGGCCACGAAGATGGTCCTCCTCACGCAGCACTACGACACCGTTTCAGCCGTCGGCGCGCGGAGCAAGGCGACGATCATGATGATCCCCTACACCCCGACTGGCATGACCCAGGTCGGCGACCAGATCACGCAAGCGCTCCTGACCACGGCGGAAGTGGAAAAGCCCGCCGAGTCTAAGTCGAGCGGCGTAGTCCGCCCCAAACCCCCGGCCCACCCGGTCGTCGAGAGTTGA
- a CDS encoding class I tRNA ligase family protein, translating into MSPRRFLVTAALPYSNGRLHVGHVAGAYLPADIYVRYLRSRGEDVRFICGSDDNGVAIEVAAGKENTTPAELSARYNKQQAADFEGLGIHFDIYGGTHQPEFVETHNRLSQEFFRKIHDNGHFVKKTTEQLYDAKAGKFLPDRYVTGKCYHKLPDGKPCGNPAALGDQCEQCGNGIDPLCLIDPKSTITGTTPERRQTTHWYLQLDKFQGMLADWFSLTSLDWRPIVTNFALGSIKTGLPERAMTRDLTWGVPVPLDDPDAKGKVLYVWFDAPIGYVSFTAALCGQRDGAWQKYADWWQDPDCRIVHFIGEDNIVFHALIWPAMLLGTQFTAQEVSQRGSVYTGPKGHGHYQLPANVVANAFLNIKFPGKEEEKISKSRGTAVWIQDYLQSFDADPLRYYLTINAPENQRTAWSLDEFIERNNSELIATLGNFINRWQKIVTDDFGRRVPPADKAEELETTLMATVKALPDQVAGHLESARFKAGLSRIMEVFRDCNRYIDTRAPWTSRKTDQERTATTIHTCIQAVRTLGVLLEPFLPFAAEKIRVSLNVPREQWTWAHAAEPLPVGHTLGPAPEVLFKKLDPAQFAATT; encoded by the coding sequence ATGTCTCCACGTCGATTTTTGGTGACCGCCGCCCTGCCGTATTCGAACGGCCGCCTGCACGTCGGTCATGTGGCCGGGGCCTACCTGCCCGCGGACATTTACGTCCGCTACCTCCGCTCGCGCGGGGAGGACGTGCGGTTTATCTGCGGCAGCGATGACAATGGCGTGGCCATCGAGGTCGCCGCGGGCAAGGAGAACACGACGCCGGCCGAGCTTTCCGCGCGGTACAACAAGCAACAGGCGGCGGATTTCGAAGGGCTCGGAATCCACTTCGACATCTACGGCGGGACGCACCAGCCCGAATTCGTCGAGACGCACAACCGGCTCAGCCAGGAGTTCTTTCGCAAGATTCACGACAACGGCCACTTCGTCAAAAAGACGACCGAGCAGCTCTACGACGCAAAGGCGGGAAAGTTCCTGCCCGATCGCTACGTCACGGGCAAGTGCTACCACAAGCTGCCCGACGGCAAGCCCTGCGGCAACCCGGCGGCGCTGGGCGATCAGTGCGAGCAGTGCGGCAATGGCATCGACCCCCTCTGTTTGATCGATCCCAAGAGTACGATCACCGGTACGACGCCCGAGCGGCGGCAGACGACGCATTGGTATCTCCAGCTCGACAAGTTCCAGGGGATGCTCGCCGACTGGTTCAGCCTGACCTCGCTGGACTGGCGGCCGATCGTGACGAACTTCGCCCTCGGGTCGATCAAGACGGGCCTGCCGGAGCGGGCGATGACGCGCGACCTGACGTGGGGCGTGCCGGTGCCGCTGGATGACCCGGACGCGAAGGGCAAGGTCCTCTACGTCTGGTTCGATGCGCCGATCGGGTACGTCAGCTTTACGGCGGCGCTGTGCGGGCAGCGCGACGGCGCCTGGCAGAAGTACGCAGACTGGTGGCAGGACCCGGACTGCAGGATCGTCCACTTCATCGGCGAGGACAACATCGTCTTCCACGCCCTGATCTGGCCGGCGATGCTGCTGGGCACGCAATTCACGGCGCAGGAGGTTTCGCAGCGGGGCAGTGTGTACACCGGCCCCAAGGGCCACGGTCACTACCAGCTACCTGCCAATGTCGTGGCCAACGCGTTTCTCAACATCAAATTCCCCGGCAAGGAGGAGGAGAAGATCAGCAAGTCGCGCGGCACGGCGGTCTGGATCCAGGACTATCTCCAGTCCTTCGACGCCGATCCCTTGCGGTATTACCTGACCATCAACGCCCCGGAGAATCAGCGGACGGCGTGGAGCCTTGACGAGTTCATCGAGCGCAACAACTCGGAGCTGATTGCGACGCTGGGCAACTTCATCAACCGCTGGCAGAAGATTGTCACGGACGATTTTGGGCGCAGGGTCCCTCCGGCGGACAAGGCGGAGGAGCTGGAAACGACTCTGATGGCGACCGTGAAGGCGTTGCCGGACCAGGTCGCCGGGCATCTCGAATCGGCCCGCTTCAAGGCGGGGCTGTCGCGGATCATGGAGGTCTTTCGCGACTGCAACCGGTACATCGACACGCGGGCCCCCTGGACCAGCCGCAAGACGGACCAGGAGCGCACGGCGACGACGATCCACACGTGCATCCAGGCGGTGCGGACGCTGGGGGTGCTGCTGGAGCCGTTCCTGCCGTTCGCGGCGGAGAAGATTCGCGTCTCGCTGAACGTCCCGCGCGAGCAATGGACCTGGGCGCATGCGGCCGAGCCGCTCCCGGTCGGCCATACTCTGGGGCCGGCGCCGGAGGTGCTGTTCAAGAAGCTCGATCCGGCGCAGTTCGCGGCGACGACGTAG
- a CDS encoding PhzF family phenazine biosynthesis protein, giving the protein MEHQLFQVDAFTSKVFGGNPAAVIPLEQWLPDATLQAIALENNLPETAYFIPAAATESVDFHLRWFTPEVEMDLCGHATLAAAHVLMRHLGYEKKQVRFGSQSGSLAVERDGDRLVLDFPSRVPEPREVTPAFSEALGARPKELHLARDWLAVYGTEEEVRSLRPDFAKVSALGAFAVIVTAPGKNSDFVSRFFAPGAGVPEDPVTGSAHCTLIPYWSRRLGKKSLHALQVSKRGGELFCEDAGERVKIGGHAVTYLEGTIRI; this is encoded by the coding sequence ATGGAACACCAACTCTTCCAGGTCGACGCGTTTACGTCCAAAGTCTTCGGCGGCAATCCCGCCGCGGTGATCCCGCTCGAACAATGGCTGCCGGATGCGACGCTTCAGGCGATCGCCCTGGAGAACAATCTGCCGGAGACGGCCTATTTCATCCCGGCCGCGGCGACCGAATCGGTGGACTTTCACCTCCGCTGGTTCACGCCCGAAGTCGAGATGGACCTGTGCGGTCATGCCACGCTGGCGGCGGCCCATGTCCTCATGCGACACCTGGGTTATGAAAAGAAGCAGGTGCGTTTCGGCTCGCAAAGCGGGTCGCTCGCGGTCGAGCGCGACGGAGATCGACTGGTGTTGGACTTCCCCTCGCGAGTGCCCGAGCCGCGCGAAGTGACGCCGGCGTTTTCCGAAGCGCTCGGGGCGCGGCCGAAAGAACTGCACTTAGCGCGTGATTGGTTGGCGGTCTATGGCACCGAGGAAGAGGTGCGATCGCTCCGGCCCGACTTCGCCAAAGTCAGCGCCCTCGGCGCCTTCGCCGTCATCGTCACTGCCCCCGGCAAGAACTCCGATTTTGTCTCGCGATTCTTTGCGCCGGGCGCCGGAGTACCCGAAGACCCCGTGACCGGCTCGGCGCACTGCACGCTCATCCCGTACTGGTCGCGGCGGCTCGGCAAGAAGTCGCTGCACGCTCTGCAAGTCTCAAAGCGCGGCGGCGAACTTTTTTGTGAGGATGCCGGAGAGCGCGTCAAGATCGGCGGTCACGCCGTCACCTATCTGGAAGGCACGATCCGGATATAA
- a CDS encoding CDGSH iron-sulfur domain-containing protein, with the protein MDAKHGTRPMVVEEIPGKKAYCQCGHSEKLPYCDGAHSRLGTGLKPIVLDIPDAGTKAVCQCHQSGNKPWCDGTHSKIGKS; encoded by the coding sequence ATGGATGCGAAGCACGGAACCCGCCCGATGGTCGTCGAGGAGATCCCCGGCAAGAAGGCCTACTGCCAGTGCGGCCACAGCGAGAAGCTGCCTTACTGCGACGGCGCGCACTCCCGACTGGGAACCGGCCTCAAGCCGATCGTGCTGGACATTCCGGACGCCGGCACGAAGGCGGTCTGCCAGTGCCATCAAAGCGGCAACAAACCGTGGTGCGACGGGACGCACAGCAAGATCGGCAAGTCCTGA
- a CDS encoding amino acid permease — protein MPHPALPPDVHTPGGLRRILGPISIIAVGVGGAIGSGIFAAPGEVARTLHSPWTILAVWLLAGAITLLQTLVTAELATRLPRAGGEYQYLRAAYGEFAAFFFGWSFTVFIVGGGAGTIAALFGDFAAELLGMKGRWASPVLGCTAIAAVAIVNASGLRTGAVTQNILTTLKALALVAIAVGACIVAGRATPMAPSPMPDGQSVSLEPFLLALMPAFWSYTGATDSAKLAEEVKDVRRALPRALCGSALLLTAIYLLYNYALLCAVAPQQMAGVRSVPAVVYAGHPLISRLILLASALICLGAISAVLLANVRVTYALARDGLTFAALGRMSRHQAPVAAIAVGAALAATFVWYRSFEQILRIYFLASTVLFGMTYLSLIVFRLRDRRMGREFPANVYQTPLGIPVALFLIAIEILIGVSIIHSDWEKDGRDSLWTLAFLAAMAVLYAVWKKYYRPVLS, from the coding sequence ATGCCACACCCTGCGCTGCCTCCTGATGTCCATACACCCGGAGGACTGCGCCGCATCCTCGGCCCGATCAGCATCATCGCCGTCGGCGTCGGCGGGGCCATTGGCTCGGGTATCTTCGCCGCGCCGGGTGAAGTCGCCCGGACCCTGCATTCCCCGTGGACGATCCTGGCGGTGTGGCTGCTTGCCGGGGCAATCACACTCCTTCAGACATTGGTGACCGCCGAATTGGCCACGCGCCTGCCGCGGGCTGGCGGCGAATACCAATACCTCCGCGCGGCCTACGGCGAATTCGCGGCGTTCTTCTTCGGCTGGTCGTTCACCGTCTTTATCGTCGGCGGGGGCGCGGGGACCATCGCCGCGCTCTTCGGCGACTTTGCCGCGGAACTGCTCGGCATGAAAGGACGCTGGGCCTCGCCCGTGCTGGGTTGTACGGCCATCGCCGCCGTCGCCATCGTGAACGCGTCGGGACTCCGGACGGGGGCCGTCACGCAGAACATCCTCACCACGCTCAAGGCGCTCGCGCTCGTGGCGATCGCCGTCGGCGCGTGCATCGTCGCAGGCCGCGCGACACCGATGGCGCCTTCACCAATGCCCGACGGGCAATCTGTGTCGCTGGAGCCCTTCCTGCTCGCACTCATGCCCGCCTTTTGGTCCTACACCGGCGCGACGGATTCCGCCAAGCTCGCCGAGGAGGTTAAGGACGTCCGCCGGGCATTGCCCCGCGCCCTGTGCGGCTCGGCGCTCCTCCTGACGGCGATCTATCTCCTCTACAACTACGCGCTGCTCTGCGCGGTTGCGCCGCAGCAGATGGCGGGGGTCCGCAGCGTCCCCGCCGTCGTTTATGCCGGGCATCCGTTGATCTCGCGGCTGATTCTCCTGGCCAGCGCGCTGATCTGTCTCGGCGCCATCAGCGCCGTCCTGCTCGCCAATGTCCGCGTGACTTACGCGCTGGCCCGCGACGGGCTGACGTTCGCCGCGCTCGGCAGGATGTCGCGACATCAGGCTCCGGTCGCAGCCATCGCGGTCGGCGCGGCCCTGGCGGCGACGTTTGTCTGGTACCGCTCGTTCGAACAAATCCTGCGGATTTACTTTCTCGCCAGCACCGTGTTGTTTGGGATGACCTACCTGAGTCTGATCGTCTTCCGCCTGCGCGATCGGCGCATGGGTCGCGAGTTCCCCGCGAATGTCTATCAGACTCCGCTGGGCATCCCGGTCGCCCTTTTTCTTATCGCGATCGAGATCCTGATCGGCGTGAGTATCATCCACTCGGATTGGGAGAAGGACGGCCGCGACAGCCTGTGGACGCTCGCATTCCTGGCGGCGATGGCGGTTTTGTACGCGGTGTGGAAAAAGTACTATCGCCCCGTCCTGTCGTGA